A genomic stretch from Acidobacteriota bacterium includes:
- a CDS encoding AtpZ/AtpI family protein has product MAFPQKPDSGSIWAQAAFYSSLGFIIPGAVVGGVLLGWFLDEHLHTSPVFIILGGVAGAAGGIIEILQILTRTEKSADRDSESDRSGRG; this is encoded by the coding sequence ATGGCGTTCCCACAAAAACCGGATTCCGGGAGCATCTGGGCGCAAGCTGCGTTCTACTCGAGTCTGGGTTTTATCATCCCAGGCGCGGTTGTAGGGGGCGTCCTGTTGGGATGGTTTCTCGACGAGCATCTGCACACGTCGCCTGTTTTTATTATATTAGGAGGTGTGGCAGGAGCTGCCGGGGGGATCATCGAAATCCTCCAAATTTTGACCCGGACAGAAAAGAGTGCAGATCGGGACAGTGAATCCGACCGCTCTGGAAGGGGCTGA
- the atpB gene encoding ATP synthase F0 subunit A: MEHELWFTAILNKLFAYVITPLLVAISRLPDLAFVRPADPLHPIPNYVAGEVLVLLVIVVVTLILRRNLSMENPGKLQMSMEIYFDFTRNLVDEVVGHGGRRYVAMVGALGLFILLCNIEGLIPTLITPTATVCVPFGCSVVVFLHYNYHGFRVKGIFGYLRHLGGPMVLISPLFFVVEVFSNVLRMLSLTARLWANMLAGVALPIVFASLIPIGVPGLFMGLHVFESFLQAYVFMILPALYISLATSEEH, translated from the coding sequence ATGGAGCATGAACTCTGGTTTACAGCTATTCTGAATAAGCTGTTTGCATACGTGATTACCCCGCTGCTGGTGGCGATTTCGCGCCTTCCGGACCTGGCTTTTGTGCGGCCCGCTGACCCGCTGCACCCCATCCCCAATTATGTTGCCGGCGAAGTCCTTGTGCTCCTGGTGATTGTCGTGGTGACGCTCATCCTTCGGAGAAATCTCTCCATGGAGAATCCTGGGAAGCTGCAGATGTCGATGGAGATTTATTTCGATTTTACCCGCAACCTTGTGGATGAAGTGGTTGGCCACGGCGGCCGCCGCTACGTGGCCATGGTCGGCGCGCTCGGCCTGTTCATTCTGCTGTGCAACATTGAAGGTTTGATTCCTACACTCATCACTCCCACGGCGACCGTTTGTGTGCCTTTCGGATGCTCGGTGGTGGTCTTTCTTCATTACAACTACCACGGTTTCCGCGTGAAAGGGATTTTCGGGTATCTCCGCCATCTGGGCGGGCCGATGGTTTTGATCTCTCCGCTTTTCTTTGTCGTCGAGGTGTTCAGCAACGTTCTCCGGATGCTTTCCCTCACCGCGCGTTTGTGGGCTAACATGCTGGCCGGCGTGGCGCTGCCGATAGTTTTCGCCTCGCTCATCCCCATCGGTGTTCCGGGGCTGTTCATGGGATTGCACGTTTTCGAATCGTTCCTCCAGGCCTACGTCTTTATGATTCTTCCGGCGCTTTATATCAGCTTGGCGACTTCGGAGGAGCACTAA
- a CDS encoding ATPase — MTMVIGLLYTMPLLAAQTTGGSGGGGTDWVPIGAGIGMAIASGLCGLGQGRAAAGACEGMARNPGARQGIFLFLILGLIFIESLALYTFVIIFIKVK, encoded by the coding sequence ATGACCATGGTGATCGGTTTGCTTTACACCATGCCGCTGCTTGCGGCGCAGACAACCGGTGGCTCGGGTGGCGGTGGTACCGATTGGGTGCCAATTGGCGCGGGCATCGGAATGGCGATCGCCTCGGGACTTTGCGGATTGGGACAAGGGCGTGCCGCTGCGGGCGCCTGTGAAGGTATGGCCCGCAACCCTGGCGCCCGGCAGGGAATCTTTCTGTTCCTGATTTTAGGACTCATCTTTATTGAGTCACTGGCCCTCTACACGTTTGTGATTATT